The following is a genomic window from Prunus persica cultivar Lovell chromosome G7, Prunus_persica_NCBIv2, whole genome shotgun sequence.
ttttggctaaaaaggATATGAAGAAATGCTAACTAATTAGGGCTGATGAAGAGGTTTTGTACCTTTTCGTTTATGGTCCAAATAACTCCTTCAGCGCAAGGAGGGGATGTGAGTGATCCAACGTATCTGTAAAAACTGAAGCTAGTCCATTTTATTTCCCTTGGATCAATCACTCCTAAGTGTACCTCCTTTGTAGCAACCTCAGACATTATATCTTTGTTCACCTGAAAATTGTAAGAGTTGGAATAACACCATTCATCTCCTATAGTTTCTTTTATACAATTGTGTTAATCTTGAGGCCTTTTAATTACCTTTGAGAGAAAAAGGTTGGGGTTGCCaatgtggtatagaaatgcGAGTACAGCAATACTGTTCCTTATTTTCGGGTCGGTGCTTTGATGAACCATGTGCAGTTCCAGATCATACCTAATGAAGAGACTCTTTAGACATTGAAGAAACATTTTGGATTTTTAAGACAAAGGAgatgagggagagagagtgagaccTTATGCCATTAATGGAATGCTCAGAGGGGGTGTGCCAATGACATTGTTTGAAGAAGTAATCTGTGCCGTTGATTTTGATTGATCCAGCATCACCTTCCCATTCGATCTGCACCAATTGAATACAATACAaaatcaagaaagaaatggaCAAAGGAATAAGTTTTCTTATAGCAAAAAGATCACAAAACCAAAGCTCTGTTTGTAACAATGTGAAAAGCAACACACTAATATTTTTGCTAATAACAAATATAGTGTCAACATACTAAGGAACAATGAACTATGGAATAATTGAAATAAGgaattgttaaaaaaaaaaataaaaatattcagCATTAATTAACACCATCATTTAGTATCAATCTTGGATTCAAATCTCACGAACGATAGttgttcaataaataaataagaccATTATCCACAtctcaaccaaaagaaaactcAATCGGATTTTCAATTTCTAACCGCAAGATAGGGACCTTCGTTCTTGACAGTTGCATTTGAAGGCTTATAACTCATTTTAAGATCCTCTAAACTTGAGGTCACGTTGGTGACATGATCATCCGACAAACCTATTGGTGATTGAAATTTCCCATCCTTACATCGTGCCCATTCTTTCTTAAGCTCTCCCCAGTGTTCTGGTCCCTTCTTACTCCCTTCCTTATAATCAAACTCATCATGCTCTGCaccaaaaacccaaattcaatATAAAATGTGATAACGGTTATATTGCTCTTGATAATGATATGAATCCAATCATATATATTGCATTACCAGCTTCTTTAGCTCTAATCAGTGTTGGATGCCagtagagaagaaaaaaagtaaaaactaaGAGCTGAAGATGGGCTTGCTTTGATTCAACCATCATTCACAGctgaaagaaaacaattaaGATTATGCAAATGTTAAGACAATATTGATGAACTGTGAGTGTATGTTATGGAGCTTCCTCAATCACACATGGCAGCCATCACTGTATAATTAACAGGATCTAGATGTGGAAAGAAATCAGATATCCCTTTACCCTAGCTAATGTTATCCCCTTCGTTGGTTTTAAATCCATGTCACCTATATTAGATGCTAATTATAAGTAACATTGCCTTGACTTGTTCacttgaaattaaaagaattatatatatatagacatgAGAATTTGCCAACACCCAATCAGCTCAGGGTGGATCCAGAGTcccaatttatatttttattttctaagggacaaagaaaataaaattaaaaaaagatacaCAAAAATTTGCCAATTACTtggtggtttttatttttatttttacaagaaCGATTGGATAATAGATTAATCATCATCA
Proteins encoded in this region:
- the LOC18771065 gene encoding alpha carbonic anhydrase 4, with protein sequence MVESKQAHLQLLVFTFFLLYWHPTLIRAKEAEHDEFDYKEGSKKGPEHWGELKKEWARCKDGKFQSPIGLSDDHVTNVTSSLEDLKMSYKPSNATVKNEGPYLAIEWEGDAGSIKINGTDYFFKQCHWHTPSEHSINGIRYDLELHMVHQSTDPKIRNSIAVLAFLYHIGNPNLFLSKVNKDIMSEVATKEVHLGVIDPREIKWTSFSFYRYVGSLTSPPCAEGVIWTINEKVKHVSREQVELLQEAVDDYAEMNTRPLQPLNDREIKHYGLSLSDAPSPHEGNHGPKQYRSVSAQSPKESGSINAPKPSHPEGNQSPKQSLRLFTHITVCIFAYLL